From Kaistella polysaccharea:
GTGTTCCCTGCATATACTCAGCGCTGGCGGTAGCTTCGCGGAATTTTTCGGTTTGACGGATTTCAAAAGGTGTTTTCGGACTAACTCCAAACATGGTTTTCAGCTTGGGCGTGATTTTTTCTAAAATACCATTGAAAGCATTCAAAATTTCTTTTTCGGTTTTATAAGGCATCGCTTTCGGATCTGATTTTACGAAGGTGATAAATTCCTCCACCGATCCATTAAAACCAACTTCCTGCTTTACCTTTTCCATTTCGCCGCGTAACATGGCAACTTGCTCCAATCCTAATTTATTAATTTCTTCCGGTGTTTTTCCTGTTGTACTCCAACTCTTAACATAGTAGGCATAGATTTCATTTCCTTTCGGTAAACCATTAAGGCCGTCAGTCGTACGCGCTTTTGGAAGATATTCATTTTCTAAAAAAGCACCCATTTCGGTATAGGCAGGAATAATTTTTTTTGATATTACATCGCTGTATGCCGTGGTTAACTTCTGTTTTTCAGCACTGCTAAATTTTTTCGGAAAGTTCCGAATCGGACCGAAAAATATATTTTTTTCTAAAGATGGATCTGTTAATTCCGATGCATTCATCTGCACAATCATTTTCGCAACGAGAGATTTCGGTAAAACGATACCATTTTTAATTCCCATTCGAAAGTTTTCAGAAGCAGTTTGCATCCATTCTGGGAATTTTTCCATTCTTTTTAACCAATCTTCATAATCTTTCACGGTTTTGAAAGGTTGATTACCCTCTCCACTTCCCAATAAAGGAAAATCTAACGGCAAACCGCCAAACTGCGTGAACGGAATATATTCAGGATGATAAGCGTAACGTTCAATTTTATCTTTTAAGGTGTAATCTAAAACATCATAAACGGTCTTGTCATCATCGCTTAAACCTTTATAATCAACTTTATTGAGCTGACTTTGCACGGAAGTATAAAAAGAAATTTCCCCGGATATAAAATCTTTGTCAATATTAATAGGCAACTGATCGTTATATCGCGGATCTCCCTGCGCAGTCGCTTCCAGCGGATAAAGTTTTAGATATTGCTCGTAATAATCTGCAGCAATAGAATCTATGGAAACCGGTGTAACCTTGGTAAGCGGTGAATCTGACTTTTTACAGCTGGTGACAAAAGTTAAAATTCCGAGCGAGAAAAAAACGGCGTAAAAAATATTTTTCATGTAGAAGTATTTATGAAATGCTAAATTAATTGTTTTTGAACAAAGTTGCATACTATACAAAATTGCAGCCTCAATACGGTGTAAATGAAAATAAACGATAATAATTTTGCGCAATGGATCTATTTTTTATCTTTGTTCGATCAGTATCACATTAATTAACTCTATTTTTCTTTAGCAATGAAAGGGATTTTAAAAATCTACCATCCGGATGAAACCTTGAAATACCACATCCAAAGCACCTATTGCAAAGCGGTTTACAGCAACACGAAACATTTGTTAGAAGTAGAAATTATTACCAATGATTCTTTGGATCATGTTGATGACGACTCGCTGCAGTACCACTTCCCTCAAATTGCCCTAAATATTTCTGATTTCCCAGTTGAGGATGAAGAACTCCACGGAAAATCTTTTACTGTAACAGACGATGTTGATGAAGAGTATACTGCTGTAGATCTTTTCGATGATGAAGACGCATATTTATCAAACAATAAATTATCTTTTCTGAAAGACGCCGACGGCGAACTTGAACTTTTCTGGGAAGGTAATATTGATGATTTTTATACGGGTTCTTCAGATTCTATTCCTTTTAAACTTAAATGTAATTTCAAGCAGGATGAAATTTTAGTTGATGAAGATTAACTCTTAATTTCCTGCTCCTTATATTTTTCGCCTTAAAATCTGTAATATTAAGGTAATTTTGCCGTTCCATTTTTAATCTAAAACAAACTCATGTTCTTACAAACTCCAACACAAATCACCACAACTACTACCGAGAAGCACGTATTTTCCCTTTGGGAAATTCTTTTTGGCGGCGGCCTGGTCGGAAATGTAATTATGATCGCTATATTTCTGTTGGGAATTTTGGCCCTTTATATCTTCCTCGAAAGATATTTTTTCATTAAAAGAGCCTCTAAACAAACGCCAAATTTTTTAGAAAATATAAAAGATTTCGTGCAGGAAGGTAAAATTACAACTGCAATTGATTATTGTAAAACCATCGATTCTCCAGAAGCCAGAATGATTGAAAAAGGTCTTGCAAGAATTGGCCGTCCGATTTCTGATATTTCCAATGCGATGCAAAACCAGGGTCAGCTGGAAGTTTCCAAGCTGGAAAAAAATCTCAATATTTTAGCATCTGCATCCGGAGCGGCGCCTATGCTGGGTTTTTTGGGTACCGTAGTCGGCATGATCATGGCGTTCTTCGAAATTTCTAATGTTACGGGCGCTGTAAGTCCAAAACTGTTAGCCTCGGGAATTTATACTGCAATGGCGACAACCGCAGTCGGTTTATTTATAGGAATACCTGCTTATTTTTTCTATAATATTTTGGTGACGAATGTTGACCGGTTAGTTTTAAAAATTCAAACCCATGTGAATGAATTTCTAGACACTTTAAATACGCCGCTATAATGGAGTTGAAAAGAAAAAACAGAGTAAACGCAGAGTTCAGCATGGCTTCAATGACAGACATTATTTTTCTGTTGCTGATCTTTTTTATGATTACGAGTTCTGCCATCAGCCAAAGCTCCATTGAAGTTAAATTACCGACAGCTGATACGTTGAACCCAAGTGTTCAGGATCCCGCCGTCGTAACCATTAAAGAAGATGGGAAATATTTTGTTAATGATAAGCAGATTGCAAAAGAGGAATTGGAGCAGTATCTTGTTACCACTTTGAAAGGGGAAGAAAAACCATCTTTCACCATTCGTGCTGATGAAAACACGAAGCATAAAGACGTGGTTTATGTCATGGCAATCGCAGAAACTCATAAATTTAATTTAGCCATCGCTACAACTCAAGAAAAATAAACGATCAATTCTTGATAAAAGAATTCCGTACTATGGATTATATTATTCAACATAAAAGAAACGAAGAAAAAGACCGCACAAAGAGCGTTATTATAACGATTCTTCTTTCTCTGCTAATTTTTCTGGGGATTTTCTTTTATACTTTCACCAAAGAAATTCAAAAACCCGAAGAGTTTACCACAATGCTCATTAATTTTGGTGATAATAATAATGGCGCAGAAGTAGAAGAACCTGCCAATCAGGAAGGAAGTTTGGCTTCCTCCGCAAATGTTGAACAACCACAACCCGTGGAAGAAGTTGCCAAACCGGTCGCTCAGGAAAAAATTATAACGGGTACGAATCCTGTAGTAAAAAGACCAAAAGCTGAAAAAGTAAAAACGGAAAAAGCACCCGTTAAAGCAGTTGCCCAAAAAACAACTCCCACTAAAAAAGCTGCTACAAAATCTGCAATACCGAATTCAAAAACCGGCAGTGGTGACGGAAAAGGAAACGCAGCTATCGGAAATCTGTTAAAAGGACGCGGCACGAAAACGGGCACCCAAGGAACGAGCGCAACGACAGGAAATTCTGGAGATCCATTAGGCGGTGAAGGTAACGGCGATAGTAAGATTGGTATTGACAGGAAATTGATCGGTTTTATACCCGGAACAATGGGGCGAGGTGGCTCGCAACCTACGCACGCCTGTACTGCAAGCGGGACAATTAATGTCGCGTACACGGTTGACAAGGCGGGTAATGTGGTTTCTGCACGTCGATTAAGTGGAGTTTCAGATGGTTGCGTCTCGTCAACTTCTGTGAGCTGGGTTAAAAAATATGTAAAGGCAGAGCGGTCAAACTCTTCTTCTACTGGAACTTACAGTATTACTTTTTAAATTTCCTGAGCTAAACCAAGATTTTCTCTAATGACTAATCAACAATATCAGGAAGCGCTCAACTGGCTCTTTCAGCAATTACCCAATTACCAAACCGACGGTAAAAAAGCCTACAAACCCGGTTTTGACAATATTATAAAATTGTGTGAAATTTTTGGAAATCCTCAGGAAAATCTAAAATTGATTCACATTGGCGGAACCAACGGCAAAGGTTCTACGAGCAATATACTTGCTTCAGTTTTACAAGAAGCAGGTTATAAAATTGGGTTGTATAATTCACCACATCTTTTTGATTTTACGGAAAGAATTAAAATAAATGGGGAGAATTGCGATAAAGAATTTGTTTACCATTTCATTCAAAAACTCAGAAATTTACCCGAAGAAATTCAACCCTCTTTTTTTGAATTTACGACAGTTATGGCTTTCGAATACTACTATCACAATAAAGTTGATTTTGCAATTATAGAAGTAGGCTTAGGTGGCCGAGTAGATTCCACCAATATCATTACGCCGATTGTTACTGCGATAACAAACGTGGCATTAGATCATCAGGATCTTTTAGGAGAAACCCTGGAGGAAATTGCTGCTGAAAAAGCGGGAATCATTAAACATAATATTCCTGTGATTTCCGGCGATGAAACGGAGGTCGTAAAAAACATCATTAAAGATAAAGCTGCGTTAGAAAATGCACCTTTCATTGACGCTACAACAATTGAAACCAATTTAAAATCAGACTTAGAAGGCAATTATCAACTTAAAAATATTAAGGTTGTTTTGGCTTTAATTCAAGAATTACAAAAGCAAGGTTTACAAATTAACGATCACCAAATACAAGATGGACTTCTAAATGTGCAGAAAAATACCAATTTTATGGGTCGGTGGTTTCAATTCTCGAAAGAACCGCTCGTCATCTGCGATACCGCTCATAATCAAGCAGGTTTAGAACTTGTTTTCGATCAACTTAATGAAATACCGCGATTTAAATATGTTATTTTAGGCTTTGTTAATGAGAAGAAAATTGAGGATGTTTTAAAGATTTTACCAGAAAATTCGGTGTCCTATTTTGTTAAACCCAATAACAATAGAGGTCGGCATCCAAGAGATTATGAACATTTACTTAAAAATTTAAAAATAAATTATAAAATTTTTGATAAAATTCAGGAAGCCTATCTTTTTGCCAGACAGCAACTTAAAAATGAAGAAATGATTTTTATTGGCGGCAGCAACTTTGTAGTGGGAGAATTTTTAGAAAATAATTTGGAGAAATAAAAAAACATTGTATATTTGCCGAACGAAAATTTGGAACACCAAATAAGTCGGGCTCTTAGCTCAGTTGGTTCAGAGCATCTGGTTTACACCCAGAGGGTCGGGGGTTCGAATCCCTCAGGGCCCACAGAAAAAACCTCAGTATTATTCTGAGGTTTTTTTCTTTTTTTAGGGGCGGTTAGCTCAGTTGGTTTAGAGCGTTGCGTTGACATCGCAGAGGTCGCTGGTTCGAACCCAGTACTGCCCACAAAACTTTATCAAGAAATTGAAAAGTTTTTTTCTTTAAATATGTTTTATCTCTATATTCTTTATTCTGAAAATATAGACTCTTATTATGTAGGAGTTTCAGCAAATGTGGAGGAAAGGTTAAAAAGACATTTGTCTAATCACAAAGGTTATACTGCAAAAACAAAAGATTGGATCATTATTTACACCGAAATTTTTGATACAAAAACAGAAGCATTACGCAGAGAAATTGAAATTAAAAACTGGAAAAGTAAAATTATGATTGAAAAATTAATTCAAAAATAAGCTCGGTTTATTCAGAGCATCCCGATTTAAATCGGGAGCGGTCGGGGGTTCGAATCCCTCAGGGCCCACAGAAAAAACCTCAGTATTATTCTGAGGTTTTTTTCTTTTTTAGGGGCGGTTAGCTCAGTTGGTTTAGAGCGTTGCGTTGACATCGCAGAGGTCGCTGGTTCGAACCCAGTACTGCCCACAAAACTTTATCAAGAAATTGAAAAGTTTTTTTCTTTAAATATGTTTTATCTCTATATTCTTTATTCTGAAAATATAGACTCTTATTATGTAGGAGTTTCAGCAAATGTGGAGGAAAGGTTAAAAAGACATTTGTCTAATCACAAAGGTTATACTGCAAAAACAAAAGATTGGATCATTATTTACACCGAAATTTTTGATACAAAAACAGAAGCATTACGCAGAGAAATTGAAATTAAAAACTGGAAAAGTAAAATTATGATTGAAAAATTAATTCAAAAATAAGCTCGGTTTATTCAGAGCATCCCGATTTAAATCGGGAGCGGTCGGGGGTTCGAATCCCTCAGGGCCCACAGAAAAAACCTCAGTATTATTCTGAGGTTTTTTTCTTTTTTAGGGGCGGTTAGCTCAGTTGGTTTAGAGCGTTGCGTTGACATCGCAGAGGTCGCTGGTTCGAACCCAGTACTGCCCACAAAACTTTATCAAGAAATTGAAAAGTTTTTTTCTTTAAAAATGTTTTATCTCTATATTCTTTATTCTGAAAATATAGACTCTTATTATGTAGGAGTTTAGAACCGAATACTGCCAGATAAATTCAACCATAAATCTTGTTTCAGCAACGATTATTTTTATTAATGGTAATCAATTCAGCACATTAGCTTTCAAATCATTTTGTGAGTGATAATTATTTATTACTTTTATCTCAAATCACAGCCGATGTTAGTAAAAATTTACGGTAGCGCAATCCACGGAGTTTCAGCACAAACTATTATTATTGAAGTTAATGTTGATACTGGCGGCGTGGGCTATCATTTGGTTGGACTTCCCGATAATGCCATCAAAGAAAGCAGTTACCGTATTTCTGCAGCATTAAAAAACATTGGTTTTAAAATTCCGGGTAAAAAGATTACCATTAATATGGCGCCGGCAGATCTCAGGAAAGAAGGATCATCTTATGATTTAAGTATTGCACTCGGAATTCTGGCTGCATCAGAGCAAATAAAAGCCGAAAACATAAGCCAGTATATAATCATGGGTGAACTATCCTTAGACGGCGGATTATTGCCTATAAAAGGAGTTTTACCAATAGCTATCAAAGCGAAAGAAGAAGGTTTTAAAGGTATTATCTTACCGAAATTAAATATCAGAGAAGCTGCAATTGTCAGCGAATTGGAAGTTTATGGAGTTGACAACATCAAAGAAGTCGTAGATTTTTTTAATGAAGGAATTACTTTGGAAAGAACAACCATCGATATCCGAAAAGAATTTCAGGAGAAAATTCATTATTTCCCTAATGATTTCTCTGAAGTAAAAGGGCAGGAAACCGCAAAACGAGCCATGGAAGTTGCAGCAGCAGGTGGTCATAACATTATTCTCATCGGTCCACCGGGAAGCGGAAAAACCATGCTCGCGAAACGAGTGCCGACCATCTTACCACCCCTAACTTTAAGAGAAGCTTTAGAAACTACTAAAATACATTCTGTCGCAGGGAAAATTGGAACTGAAACTTCGTTAATGACCGTTCGTCCTTTCAGAAGTCCGCACCATACGATTTCAGATGTTGCTTTGGTTGGCGGTGGAAGCTATCCGCAACCTGGCGAAATTTCGCTGGCACACAACGGAGTTCTTTTTCTAGACGAAATGCCGGAATTTAAAAGAACAGTCCTGGAAGTTATGCGACAACCTCTCGAAGACCGCGAAGTCACCATTTCGCGTGCAAAATTCACCGTAAATTATCCCGCTAGTTTTATGCTTGTAGCAAGTATGAATCCCAGTCCAAGTGGATTTTTTCCTGATGACCCAAACAACACGTCTTCTCAATTTGAAATGCAGCGCTATATGAATAAACTTTCTGGTCCTTTGCTCGACCGTATAGATATTCATATCGAAGTACAGAAAGTAGAATTTGAGCAGCTTGCAGACCGCCGGAAAGGTGAAAAAAGTGATGAGATCCGACAGCGTGTTTTGTTGGCCAGGGAAATTCAGACCAATCGGTACAGCGATTGCGAAATTCACTATAATGCGCAGATGGGACCCAAGGAAATAGAAAAATATTGCGAACTTGACGAAGCTTCTCAGCTCTTGATTAAAACAGCGATGGATAAATTAAATCTTTCAGCACGAGCCTATGACAGGATATTAAAAGTTGCACGAACGATCGCTGATTTAGAAGGCACGGAATTATTAAATCCTTCGCATATTTCAGAAGCCATACAATATAGAAGTCTGGATCGGGAATTCTGGAATGTGTAAAAAAAAACCTGCAAAGCAGGTTTTATAATATAAATTTAAATTTTATTTGACTAAGGTTGCTGTCCCCAAATCCAAAACTTTTCCGTAAGTCACCGTTACATCCTTAGTTACATCAATGTATTTGGTACTTTCTAAGGCGTCATACATTAATTTATAAGATCCTTCCGGGATACCTCTCAGCATAAAATATCCGTTAGCTTCTGGAATTGCAGTCATAAGAACCTCATTTGTGGTTGCATTTAAGAGCTTCACTGTTGTTTGCGCTTCTGCAGGAGCAACATATCCCTTGATTTGACCATCGGTTAATTTGCTGAAAATACGGATCACAGGTTTCAGCAAGTAAGAACCGTTTCCTTGTTTTACGACTGATTTATCAGCATCGAAATCCAGCCATATTTCATAAGCACCATCTGGTTGAAGTGTTTCCATCCAATTAAGTTTTAATCCGGATTGCTGTGCAGAGGGTGTTGCAAGCGGATGACGCACGCCATCTACAGTTACATAGTTCTCAGACCCTAAAATCATTCTCAACTGAGTAACAGCACCAGCAGGCAATACGGTTTCGCCCAAGAGAACATCAACTCCATTATTTAAATCCAAAAGATTGTAAATTCCAGCTTTCGCAAGATTTAATGTTGTCCATGCCGCATCAGATTTTCCAAGTTCCAGTTTCTGAATATCGACTTCTACTTTTTCATATTGACCAGGAGCATCAGTGAGGTGAACTTTTAAAGTTGCATTTCCATCGGTGCTGCTGTCGTTTTGACACGAGGTAAATGCCAGAAGCATCGCGCTAAGCGCTAAAAAAATGTTTTTCATTTGTAATGGTTTTTATCAATTAACATTAAAGCTGTTAATATTCGACTTATCCTTCAAACGTAAAAAATCTCTAAATATTTTTAAACTACCGTTTAAATTATAATTAGTAAATAACAGATATAGTTTTACTAATCATGCGCTCAAATAATATGACTTTTTTAATTTGCCACAAAAGGCTTGATTTGTTTCTTATTTTTTTCCTTAAACTCGTATCCCAAGTTGTAAGAGAATCCTACACCTAATGTTTGCTTTAACTGCAATTTCTGCATTTGATCGTGATCGTAAAGCAGATCAAGACTAATTACCGTGGTAATAAATTTATTAAATCTAATGTTTAGTGCTCCATTATAAGCGATATCAACCCGTTCCGGATGAGAAATATAATTACTAAAGAAGTTCACCTGATTGACAAGATTTATGTCTTTATAAATTTTCAAACGATAGAGAATATTTACCAAAGCACCTAACTCTGCTCGAACCGATTGCCCATCTTTGTCTAGACCATACTTACCCGCTTTTTGAAGAAATGGGTCGTTTACAAAGGTAAATTTACCATTTACAGGCCGGAAAATTATTTGAAAGTTTTCACTTGGATTATATAAAATCCCGACCCCAGCGTACAGATAACCAGGTGACATAAATCTCGAGATTCGGTCTGCAAAACCTGGATTGGGGGTCAACGAATAATTGTAACCAGGCGCAAACTGGGAAAGAAACTGAAAACCCGTAGAGAGGTAAAAATTTTTCCCCACGTCGTAACCGTAGTTACTCATAATATTGATGTAATCTTCCGTTTTTCTGGAGGATTCCCCTTGCGACGCTACAAACCCATAACCGAGCTGAATATTATTGTCTAAAAAATGACGTCGGTTTTTATAACTGAGATTATAGTTAATCTTTCCAATAATACCAATATTGTTATTCCCACCAGAATTCCAGTTCGAAAAAGAAGATTGGTTGAATACCAAATTATTTTGTCCGTAATAGAACCATTTTATAGGATCTTTCAACTGCAAAAGATTGTAAGGTGTTACGGGAATTTCTTCTTCTACAGAAATCAAAGCATTTCTGTCTTTAATGACTAAAGTATCCTTAAAACGCACTTCAAATTTCTCAAATTTAGGATTAGATAAACTGTCTAAGTCAAGTGCACGGGCTTTCCATCGATTTTGGGAAATCGAATCAATCTCTGCGAGAATACCTTTATCCTGTTGGGAAAATACCGTAATCGCAAGAAACAACGATAAAAAAAACAATAATTTTCTCATAGGTGGCAAAAATAAGACAAACTATTTTAATTTAAAAAACGAGAAACGAGATTGTTGGTACTATTTGGCTGATTTTCTTTAAATTTAAAAAAGTATTAGCCATAATTTCTTCATTAAAATTTTGGTAACAGTTTTGACAAAAATATTGAATGTTCAATAAATCTCTTAATTACGACGCTGTTTTATACGCTGCCCTAATGGTAGTGGCAATGTGGGTGGGATTTTTTTTACAGAATTTAGGTTGGTTCAGCGGTTGTTCGGGCGCGATTATTCCCTTAAGTCCGTACGGTTTAAAAGGAATTTTTTTATCTCCTTTTCTGCATGGCAGTCTTGAGCATATTTTTGGAAACTCAGTTCCCATTTTTGTACTTATTTTTTTGCTCATCCAATTTTATCCTTTTATCGCGAAAAAAGTTTTTTTTCTGGGTTGGATTTTAACAGGCCTTTTGGTCTGGCTTCTGCCGCCTATTGATATTTATACGGGACAATTTACAGAGGTCTGCATCATTGGAGCCAGTGGAATTGTGTACGTTCTGGCATTTTTTCTATTCTTCAGTGGTGTTTTTCGATGGAACATGAAATTCCTAACGGTTTCTATGGTTGTTGCACTTTATTATGGAAGTTTAATTTGGGGCGTATTACCGGAAGAGCTTTTTTCTAATTTAGCAGAACCGAGCAGAATTTCCTGGCAATCCCACTTATCAGGAGCCGTCATCGGAATTATAATGGCCTTTATTTTCCGGAAATCTGGCGAGCAGAAAGTGAGATTTATTTGGCAGTTTCCAAATTATTATAGTGAGAAAGACGACAAACTCTGGCAAGAATACAAAGAAACACATCCCGATGATTTTTTAGAACTGCCTCAGAAAAAGAGAGATAATATTTGGGAGCATCTGGACGAGATCCGGAGAAATGAATAAATTTTGATACTTTTGAAAAAACTTCTGCATGCACTCCGAAGAGATTTTTTATTCCATTGCGTTACGACGTTGCCCACTTATTGGCGATGTCGTTTTCCAGAAGCTGATTAATGAAGCTGGATCGGCGAAACAGGTTTGGGAATTATCAAAATCAGGTCTGCAGAATATTTTTGGTATCGGCCGTAAAATTGCGCTGGAAATAGGAAATAAGGAACATCTGGATTTTGCCGAAAACGAAATTAAATTCTGCGAGAAACACAACATCAAAATAAATCTTCGTCATTTAGGCGATTTACCCGCGCTGCTAAACACCTGTGAAGACGCGCCGGCAATTCTCTATCAGAAAGGAAATATTCCAACTACGCAGAACAATCTGAGTATTGTGGGAACCCGAAATATTTCTTCGTACGGCAAAAACTTTATCCAAGATTTTTTAGAGAATATCAATTCTCAAAGTGTAACCACGGTTAGTGGTTTAGCTTTAGGTGCTGATTCCGAAGTTCACCAGGCGTCGCTTGTAAATTCTCTTCCGACTATTGCAGTACTCGCACATGGCTTTCACACACTTTACCCCTCTAAAAACCGAAAATTGGCAGATAAAATTTTATCTGAAAACGGAATGCTTTTAACAGAATTTAATTCTTCACAGAAACCAGACAGGGAAAATTTTATTCAACGTAATCGAGTTATTGCAGGCTTGTCTCCCGCTACAATTGTCGTAGAAACTGCCTTTGGTGGTGGTTCCATCAGCACGGCAACATTTGCCAATAATTACAATCGCGATGTTTATGCGTTGCCGGGCAGAATCGACGAAAAGTATAGCCAGGGCTGCAACCAACTCATCCTTCAAAA
This genomic window contains:
- a CDS encoding DUF885 domain-containing protein: MKNIFYAVFFSLGILTFVTSCKKSDSPLTKVTPVSIDSIAADYYEQYLKLYPLEATAQGDPRYNDQLPINIDKDFISGEISFYTSVQSQLNKVDYKGLSDDDKTVYDVLDYTLKDKIERYAYHPEYIPFTQFGGLPLDFPLLGSGEGNQPFKTVKDYEDWLKRMEKFPEWMQTASENFRMGIKNGIVLPKSLVAKMIVQMNASELTDPSLEKNIFFGPIRNFPKKFSSAEKQKLTTAYSDVISKKIIPAYTEMGAFLENEYLPKARTTDGLNGLPKGNEIYAYYVKSWSTTGKTPEEINKLGLEQVAMLRGEMEKVKQEVGFNGSVEEFITFVKSDPKAMPYKTEKEILNAFNGILEKITPKLKTMFGVSPKTPFEIRQTEKFREATASAEYMQGTPDGKRPGIFYIPIPDPKKFNVTSGMESLFLHEAIPGHHYQISLQQENTDLPKFMRFGWFGAYGEGWAHYCETLGPEFGLYTDPYQKMGYLSDQMLRAVRLVIDTGIHTGTMNREEAIKYFLSNISYDEGSAVAEVERYMAMPGQALSYKIGSLKIRELRTLYEKELGSRFNLAKFHQEILNQGCLPLDVLDRKMSLWAKKQ
- a CDS encoding MotA/TolQ/ExbB proton channel family protein; the encoded protein is MFLQTPTQITTTTTEKHVFSLWEILFGGGLVGNVIMIAIFLLGILALYIFLERYFFIKRASKQTPNFLENIKDFVQEGKITTAIDYCKTIDSPEARMIEKGLARIGRPISDISNAMQNQGQLEVSKLEKNLNILASASGAAPMLGFLGTVVGMIMAFFEISNVTGAVSPKLLASGIYTAMATTAVGLFIGIPAYFFYNILVTNVDRLVLKIQTHVNEFLDTLNTPL
- a CDS encoding ExbD/TolR family protein; protein product: MELKRKNRVNAEFSMASMTDIIFLLLIFFMITSSAISQSSIEVKLPTADTLNPSVQDPAVVTIKEDGKYFVNDKQIAKEELEQYLVTTLKGEEKPSFTIRADENTKHKDVVYVMAIAETHKFNLAIATTQEK
- a CDS encoding ferric siderophore ABC transporter substrate-binding protein; the encoded protein is MDYIIQHKRNEEKDRTKSVIITILLSLLIFLGIFFYTFTKEIQKPEEFTTMLINFGDNNNGAEVEEPANQEGSLASSANVEQPQPVEEVAKPVAQEKIITGTNPVVKRPKAEKVKTEKAPVKAVAQKTTPTKKAATKSAIPNSKTGSGDGKGNAAIGNLLKGRGTKTGTQGTSATTGNSGDPLGGEGNGDSKIGIDRKLIGFIPGTMGRGGSQPTHACTASGTINVAYTVDKAGNVVSARRLSGVSDGCVSSTSVSWVKKYVKAERSNSSSTGTYSITF
- a CDS encoding bifunctional folylpolyglutamate synthase/dihydrofolate synthase, with amino-acid sequence MTNQQYQEALNWLFQQLPNYQTDGKKAYKPGFDNIIKLCEIFGNPQENLKLIHIGGTNGKGSTSNILASVLQEAGYKIGLYNSPHLFDFTERIKINGENCDKEFVYHFIQKLRNLPEEIQPSFFEFTTVMAFEYYYHNKVDFAIIEVGLGGRVDSTNIITPIVTAITNVALDHQDLLGETLEEIAAEKAGIIKHNIPVISGDETEVVKNIIKDKAALENAPFIDATTIETNLKSDLEGNYQLKNIKVVLALIQELQKQGLQINDHQIQDGLLNVQKNTNFMGRWFQFSKEPLVICDTAHNQAGLELVFDQLNEIPRFKYVILGFVNEKKIEDVLKILPENSVSYFVKPNNNRGRHPRDYEHLLKNLKINYKIFDKIQEAYLFARQQLKNEEMIFIGGSNFVVGEFLENNLEK
- a CDS encoding GIY-YIG nuclease family protein, translating into MFYLYILYSENIDSYYVGVSANVEERLKRHLSNHKGYTAKTKDWIIIYTEIFDTKTEALRREIEIKNWKSKIMIEKLIQK
- a CDS encoding YifB family Mg chelatase-like AAA ATPase, translating into MLVKIYGSAIHGVSAQTIIIEVNVDTGGVGYHLVGLPDNAIKESSYRISAALKNIGFKIPGKKITINMAPADLRKEGSSYDLSIALGILAASEQIKAENISQYIIMGELSLDGGLLPIKGVLPIAIKAKEEGFKGIILPKLNIREAAIVSELEVYGVDNIKEVVDFFNEGITLERTTIDIRKEFQEKIHYFPNDFSEVKGQETAKRAMEVAAAGGHNIILIGPPGSGKTMLAKRVPTILPPLTLREALETTKIHSVAGKIGTETSLMTVRPFRSPHHTISDVALVGGGSYPQPGEISLAHNGVLFLDEMPEFKRTVLEVMRQPLEDREVTISRAKFTVNYPASFMLVASMNPSPSGFFPDDPNNTSSQFEMQRYMNKLSGPLLDRIDIHIEVQKVEFEQLADRRKGEKSDEIRQRVLLAREIQTNRYSDCEIHYNAQMGPKEIEKYCELDEASQLLIKTAMDKLNLSARAYDRILKVARTIADLEGTELLNPSHISEAIQYRSLDREFWNV
- a CDS encoding DUF4382 domain-containing protein; amino-acid sequence: MKNIFLALSAMLLAFTSCQNDSSTDGNATLKVHLTDAPGQYEKVEVDIQKLELGKSDAAWTTLNLAKAGIYNLLDLNNGVDVLLGETVLPAGAVTQLRMILGSENYVTVDGVRHPLATPSAQQSGLKLNWMETLQPDGAYEIWLDFDADKSVVKQGNGSYLLKPVIRIFSKLTDGQIKGYVAPAEAQTTVKLLNATTNEVLMTAIPEANGYFMLRGIPEGSYKLMYDALESTKYIDVTKDVTVTYGKVLDLGTATLVK
- a CDS encoding DUF3078 domain-containing protein, which encodes MRKLLFFLSLFLAITVFSQQDKGILAEIDSISQNRWKARALDLDSLSNPKFEKFEVRFKDTLVIKDRNALISVEEEIPVTPYNLLQLKDPIKWFYYGQNNLVFNQSSFSNWNSGGNNNIGIIGKINYNLSYKNRRHFLDNNIQLGYGFVASQGESSRKTEDYINIMSNYGYDVGKNFYLSTGFQFLSQFAPGYNYSLTPNPGFADRISRFMSPGYLYAGVGILYNPSENFQIIFRPVNGKFTFVNDPFLQKAGKYGLDKDGQSVRAELGALVNILYRLKIYKDINLVNQVNFFSNYISHPERVDIAYNGALNIRFNKFITTVISLDLLYDHDQMQKLQLKQTLGVGFSYNLGYEFKEKNKKQIKPFVAN
- a CDS encoding rhomboid family intramembrane serine protease; translation: MFNKSLNYDAVLYAALMVVAMWVGFFLQNLGWFSGCSGAIIPLSPYGLKGIFLSPFLHGSLEHIFGNSVPIFVLIFLLIQFYPFIAKKVFFLGWILTGLLVWLLPPIDIYTGQFTEVCIIGASGIVYVLAFFLFFSGVFRWNMKFLTVSMVVALYYGSLIWGVLPEELFSNLAEPSRISWQSHLSGAVIGIIMAFIFRKSGEQKVRFIWQFPNYYSEKDDKLWQEYKETHPDDFLELPQKKRDNIWEHLDEIRRNE